In one window of Qipengyuania profundimaris DNA:
- a CDS encoding ribose-phosphate pyrophosphokinase, translating into MKIMAANSNLPLARAIAAYLEMPLVDAQVRRFADEEIFVEIHENVRGEDVFVVQSTSYPANDNLMELLICIDALKRASARRITAVVPYFGYARQDRKPGPRTPISAKLVANLITEAGADRVLSVDLHAGQIQGFFDIPTDNLYAAPVMAADIQARYGDQALMVVSPDVGGVVRARALAKRLDNAPLAIVDKRRDRPGESEVMNIIGDVKGNHCILIDDIIDSGGTLCNAAQALLDQGASSVAAYITHGVLSGGAVARVDGSALKELVITDTIRATDAAQDSSRIRILTIAPLIGEAVRRIADESSVSSLFD; encoded by the coding sequence ATGAAGATCATGGCCGCCAACTCGAACCTGCCGCTCGCCCGCGCGATCGCAGCCTACCTCGAGATGCCGCTCGTCGATGCGCAAGTGCGCCGTTTTGCGGACGAGGAAATCTTCGTCGAAATCCACGAGAACGTGCGCGGCGAGGATGTCTTCGTCGTCCAGTCGACCAGCTATCCGGCGAACGACAATCTCATGGAACTGCTGATCTGCATCGACGCGCTGAAGCGCGCCTCGGCGCGGCGGATCACGGCGGTGGTGCCCTATTTCGGCTATGCGCGGCAGGACCGGAAGCCCGGCCCGCGCACACCGATTTCGGCCAAGTTAGTGGCGAATTTGATTACCGAGGCCGGGGCCGACCGCGTCCTTTCGGTCGATCTGCATGCGGGTCAGATCCAGGGTTTCTTCGATATTCCGACCGATAACCTCTACGCCGCGCCCGTCATGGCTGCCGATATTCAAGCGCGTTACGGCGACCAGGCGCTGATGGTGGTCTCTCCCGACGTTGGCGGCGTGGTGCGCGCCCGGGCGCTCGCCAAGCGGCTCGATAATGCGCCGCTCGCCATCGTCGACAAGCGCCGCGACCGCCCCGGCGAGAGCGAGGTGATGAACATCATCGGCGATGTGAAGGGCAACCACTGCATCCTGATCGACGACATCATCGACTCGGGCGGCACACTCTGCAACGCCGCACAGGCCCTGCTCGACCAGGGGGCCAGCTCGGTCGCGGCCTATATCACGCACGGCGTCCTCTCGGGCGGAGCGGTGGCGCGGGTCGACGGCTCGGCGCTGAAGGAACTGGTCATCACCGACACGATCCGGGCGACCGATGCGGCGCAGGATTCCAGCCGCATCCGCATCCTCACCATCGCGCCGCTGATCGGCGAGGCGGTGCGCCGCATCGCCGACGAAAGCTCGGTCAGCTCGCTGTTCGACTGA
- the glpX gene encoding class II fructose-bisphosphatase, translating to MNSPADNPLDRILVLEMVRVTEAAAVAASKLIGRGDEKAADAAAVEAMRKAFDTLYMDGTVVIGEGERDEAPMLYIGEKVGGAPGKGPKIDIALDPLEGTTITAKAGPNSLAVLAASAEGCLLNAPDVYMDKIAVGPGYPDGIIDLAKTPTENVTAVADAKGVKPADIIVCVLDRPRHADLIAELRGIGCGVVLIGDGDVAGVIAVTDEDTTIDMYMGQGGAPEGVLAAAALRCVGGQFNGRLVFRNEDEKARARKWGIEDFDRIYTRDDLVKGDCIFAATGVTSGSLLEGVKYRRGGTMTTESVVMRASSGTVRWIKGEHKVG from the coding sequence ATGAATTCGCCTGCCGACAACCCGCTCGACCGCATCCTCGTGCTTGAAATGGTCCGCGTCACCGAAGCGGCTGCGGTCGCGGCTTCCAAGCTGATCGGTCGCGGCGACGAGAAGGCCGCCGACGCCGCCGCCGTCGAGGCGATGCGCAAGGCGTTCGACACGCTCTATATGGACGGCACCGTCGTGATCGGCGAGGGCGAACGCGACGAAGCGCCGATGCTGTATATCGGTGAAAAGGTCGGCGGCGCGCCGGGCAAGGGCCCGAAAATCGACATCGCGCTCGATCCGCTCGAAGGCACCACGATCACCGCCAAGGCCGGCCCGAATTCGCTGGCCGTTCTGGCCGCCAGCGCCGAGGGCTGCCTGCTCAACGCGCCCGATGTATACATGGACAAGATCGCGGTCGGGCCGGGCTATCCCGACGGCATTATCGACCTCGCCAAGACCCCGACCGAGAACGTCACGGCGGTGGCCGACGCCAAGGGCGTGAAGCCTGCCGACATCATCGTCTGTGTGCTCGACCGGCCGCGTCATGCGGACCTGATCGCGGAACTGCGCGGGATCGGCTGCGGTGTCGTTCTGATAGGCGACGGCGACGTGGCGGGCGTGATCGCCGTGACCGACGAGGACACCACGATAGACATGTACATGGGACAAGGCGGCGCGCCCGAGGGCGTGCTGGCAGCGGCCGCGCTGCGCTGCGTCGGCGGGCAGTTCAACGGTCGCCTCGTCTTCCGCAACGAGGACGAGAAGGCTCGCGCCCGCAAATGGGGCATCGAGGATTTCGACCGCATCTACACGCGCGACGATCTGGTGAAGGGTGACTGCATCTTCGCCGCGACCGGCGTGACCAGCGGCAGCCTGCTCGAAGGGGTGAAGTACCGCCGGGGCGGCACGATGACGACCGAAAGCGTGGTGATGCGCGCCAGCAGCGGCACAGTTCGCTGGATCAAGGGCGAGCACAAGGTAGGGTAG